Below is a window of Microtus ochrogaster isolate Prairie Vole_2 chromosome 5, MicOch1.0, whole genome shotgun sequence DNA.
NNNNNNNNNNNNNNNNNNNNNNNNNNNNNNNNNNNNNNNNNNNNNNNNNNNNNNNNNNNNNNNNNNNNNNNNNNNNNNNNNNNNNNNNNNNNNNNNNNNNNNNNNNNNNNNNNNNNNNNNNNNNNNNNNNNNNNNNNNNNNNNNNNNNNNNNNNNNNNNNNNNNNNNNNNNNNNNNNNNNNNNNNNNNNNNNNNNNNNNNNNNNNNNNNNNNNNNNNNNNNNNNNNNNNNNNNNNNNNNNNNNNNNNNNNNNNNNNNNNNNNNNNNNNNNNNNNNNNNNNNNNNNNNNNNNNNNNNNNNNNNNNNNNNNNNNNNNNNNNNNNNNNNNNNNNNNNNNNNNNNNNNNNNNNNNNNNNNNNNNNNNNNNNNNNNNNNNNNNNNNNNNNNNNNNNNNNNNNNNNNNNNNNNNNNNNNNNNNNNNNNNNNNNNNNNNNNNNNNNNNNNNNNNNNNNNNNNNNNNNNNNNNNNNNNNNNNNNNNNNNNNNNNNNNNNNNNNNNNNNNNNNNNNNNNNNNNNNNNNNNNNNNNNNNNNNNNNNNNNNNNNNNNNNNNNNNNNNNNNNNNNNNNNNNNNNNNNNNNNNNNNNNNNNNNNNNNNNNNNNNNNNNNNNNNNNNNNNNNNNNNNNNNNNNNNNNNNNNNNNNNNNNNNNNNNNNNNNNNNNNNNNNNNNNNNNNNNNNNNNNNNNNNNNNNNNNNNNNNNNNNNNNNNNNNNNNNNNNNNNNNNNNNNNNNNNNNNNNNNNNNNNNNNNNNNNNNNNNNNNNNNNNNNNNNNNNNNNNNNNNNNNNNNNNNNNNNNNNNNNNNNNNNNNNNNNNNNNNNNNNNNNNNNNNNNNNNNNNNNNNNNNNNNNNNNNNNNNNNNNNNNNNNNNNNNNNNNNNNNNNNNNNNNNNNNNNNNNNNNNNNNNNNNNNNNNNNNNNNNNNNNNNNNNNNNNNNNNNNNNNNNNNNNNNNNNNNNNNNNNNNNNNNNNNNNNNNNNNNNNNNNNNNNNNNNNNNNNNNNNNNNNNNNNNNNNNNNNNNNNNNNNNNNNNNNNNNNNNNNNNNNNNNNNNNNNNNNNNNNNNNNNNNNNNNNNNNNNNNNNNNNNNNNNNNNNNNNNNNNNNNNNNNNNNNNNNNNNNNNNNNNNNNTAAAAAAAGATATGTTGGTAGAGGGCAGGCTAGTTCAGCAGGTAAACATACTTTTGGTCAAGCTTGGaagtcctgaattcaatcctagaacccacatggtggaaggccAGAACTGACTCCTCTAAGTGGTCCTCCGACCTTCACATATGTGCTATGacatgtgtacatgcaggagCAGCAtttaatacaattaaataaaatttaataaaaaatttgttaaattaaaaaaaaacaaaaacaaatcaatactGATCCACAAATCTGGCCTCACAGAaattactagaaggaaaattccaacccaaggaagttagctacatccacaaaaacacaggcaatagataatcccacaccatCAAATCCAAAAGatgagaaacacacataaaatgaccaccaccaacaaaaacaaaaataacagaaactagaaatcactggtcattagtatcccttaatatcaatggactcaactcacctataaaaaagacacaggcttacAGACTATATACAAAAGTATTACTCATCCTTctactgcatacaagaaatacacttcaactacaaagacagacattacctcagagtaaagggtcaTGAAAAGATTTTCCAGCTAAAGGGACCTGAGAAACAAGCTGctgtagctatcttaatatctaacaaaatagacttcaaactaaaattaggagctaaaatcataaaatggaaaaaagaaagcatattcaacaagtggtgctgatataactggatgtcaacatgtagaagaatgcaaatagatcaatatctatccccatgcaaaaaactcaagtccaaatggatccaAGACTGCatcataaaaccaaacacactggaccacagagaagagaatgtgggaagtagcctcacacttcctaaataaaacaccagtagcacagacactgagagtaatAATAAGTGggatttcctgaaactgagaagcttctgtaaaacaaaggacatggtcaacaaaacaaaatagcagcatacagaatgggaaaaaaatcttcaccaagtccacatctgacagaagaaTAATCCCNNNNNNNNNNNNNNNNNNNNNNNNNNNNNNNNNNNNNNNNNNNNNNNNNNNNNNNNNNNNNNNNNNNNNNNNNNNNNNNNNNNNNNNNNNNNNNNNNNNNNNNNNNNNNNNNNNNNNNNNNNNNNNNNNNNNNNNNNNNNNNNNNNNNNNNNNNNNNNNNNNNNNNNNNNNNNNNNNNNNNNNNNNNNNNNNNNNNNNNNNNNNNNNNNNNNNNNNNNNNNNNNNNNNNNNNNNNNNNNNNNNNNNNNNNNNNNNNNNNNNNNNNNNNNNNNNNNNNNNNNNNNNNNNNNNNNNNNNNNNNNNNNNNNNNNNNNNNNNNNNNNNNNNNNNNNNNNNNNNNNNNNNNNNNNNNNNNNNNNNNNNNNNNNNNNNNNNNNNNNNNNNNNNNNNNNNNNNNNNNNNNNNNNNNNNNNNNNNNNNNNNNNNNNNNNNNNNNNNNNNNNNNNNNNNNNNNNNNNNNNNNNNNNNNNNNNNNNNNNNNNNNNNNNNNNNNNNNNNNNNNNNNNNNNNNNNNNNNNNNNNNNNNNNNNNNNNNNNNNNNNNNNNNNNNNNNNNNNNNNNNNNNNNNNNNNacaatggagtactgcacagcagaaaaaataatgacatcttgaaatatgtgggcaaaaagatgaatttgggaaagaaacatattgagtgaggtaactcagacccagaaagacaattatcacatgtactcaatcgtaagtggtttttaaacataaagcaaagaaaaccagcctacaaaccagaattccagagaacttagatagcaatgaggacactaagagaaacttacatagatctaatctggtgcaggagaattgtctgtattctgtcaatcatgttataaataaacgctgattggccaggcagaaagtataggcaggaaaaccagacaggaagtagaaatgatgtaatgaaaacaggagaattctgggaaggaggaagttgatttctcccactcctgcccagaccaccaaagcattTGAATGTGATCTGTCCCACTGCAAAAATGTACTGAGACATATGGctaacaaagataaaaaaaatgggttaatcaagatgtgagagttagccagtgagaggctagagctaatgtgccaatcagcttataatttatggagatctatgtgtgattttctttggggataaacagttgtggggtactggatGGGACAAAaaatccaacaaacaaacagaaccttccatgttacagaatggcacccaacgtggCCCTCATAAtacaaaatggtgcccacatggataactacatccacataaagcctaaaaaGCTTGGTAAAGACTAGAGTAAagcatttcagttttcagttgtagcaggaaaaaaaacctgcattgttttaaaatgcaggctttctgggccttcctgctagggaaaactctgactctttcaagcaggcagtCCGGACTATGGAGCTATGGATAcattgttgcagcttgcttctTGGCAAGAAAATGACATAGGAGTTTTTGACTGTTGTTTATGAACActattgcagcttgcttcctgacaAGGACCATacaatgccatagagttgtggcaaaaaacttctccatattccttagcaaattgAAGACCCATGTggttagaaaaagagagatatacagtaaagaaagattcaaagagtaagaaaacctctaaatggtttacagtgtgttaaaaatatatacaggctaaagattaaagttctagaaagaaagagagaaagaaagaaagaaagaaaaaaagaaagaaagaaagaaagaaagaaagaaagaaagaaagaaagaaagaaagaaagaaagaaacctgggaggcagagacagatagatctctgtgagttcaaggatagcctggtttacagagggaattccaggataaagatatacagagaacctgtctcaaaaagtaaaagtaaaaataaaagaaatagaggttaaagtaaagctGCACAAATGGAAAATAtgcagagaatcttgatactgtatgctattatgctctctttaaattgtttgaagctgaggaaggagcaacagttgctaaaagatatttgtttataaatgctgttaaattaatccaagataggtattttgaaaataccttgNNNNNNNNNNNNNNNNNNNNNNNNNNNNNNNNNNNNNNNNNNNNNNNNNNNNNNNNNNNNNNNNNNNNNNNNNNNNNNNNNNNNNNNNNNNNNNNNNNNNNNNNNNNNNNNNNNNNNNNNNNNNNNNNNNNNNNNNNNNNNNNNNNNNNNNNNNNNNNNNNNNNNNNNNNNNNNNNNNNNNNNNNNNNNNNNNNNNNNNNNNNNNNNNNNNNNNNNNNNNNNNNNNNNNNNNNNNNNNNNNNNNNNNNNNNNNNNNNNNNNNNNNNNNNNNNNNNNNNNNNNNNNNNNNNNNNNNNNNNNNNNNNNNNNNNNNNNNNNNNNNNNNNNNNNNNNNNNNNNNNNNNNNNNNNNNNNNNNNNNNNNNNNNNNNNNNNNNNNNNNNNNNNNNNNNNNNNNNNNNNNNNNNNNNNNNNNNNNNNNNNNNNNNNNNNNNNNNNNNNNNNNNNNNNNNNNNNNNNNNNNNNNNNNNNNNNNNNNNNNNNNNNNNNNNNNNNNNNNNNNNNNNNNNNNNNNNNNNNNNNNNNNNNNNNNNNNNNNNNNNNNNNNNNNNNNNNNNNNNNNNNNNNNNNNNNNNNNNNNNNNNNNNNNNNNNNNNNNNNNNNNNNNNNNNNNNNNNNNNNNNNNNNNNNNNNNNNNNNNNNNNNNNNNNNNNNNNNNNNNNNNNNNNNNNNNNNNNNNNNNNNNNNNNNNNNNNNNNNNNNNNNNNNNNNNNNNNNNNNNNNNNNNNNNNNNNNNNNNNNNNNNNNNNNNNNNNNNNNNNNNNNNNNNNNNNNNNNNNNNNNNNNNNNNNNNNNNNNNNNNNNNNNNNNNNNNNNTAagtaccatttaccaaaattaaatcaaaccaggtgaacaatttaaatagacctataaatcgtgaggaaatagaagctgtaaTAAAAAAACCTCCCAATCAAAAAGTCAAGGACCTGATGGTTTTAATGgagaattttatcagaacttccaagaagagctgatacctatactcctcaatgtgtttcacataagagaatcagaaaagtcattgccaaactctttttataaagctacagtcaccctgattccaaaatcacacaaagacccaaccaagaaagagaattacaaacaactctcactcatgaacatcgatgcaaaaattctcagtaaaattctggcaaacagaatttaagaacacatttaaaaaactatCCATTAcaaccaagtaggcttcatcccagagatgcagggctggttcaacatatgaaaataaacataatccatcatataaataaactggaaaaaacatatgatcatttcattagatgctgaaaaagcattcgacaaaattcaacatccctttatgataaagattTTGGAGAAGTTGGGGATGCAAGAATCATacctaaatacaataaaagcaaatatagcaagccaacagctaatatcaaattaaatggagagaaactcaaagccattccactaaaatNNNNNNNNNNNNNNNNNNNNNNNNNNNNNNNNNNNNNNNNNNNNNNNNNNNNNNNNNNNNNNNNNNNNNNNNNNNNNNNNNNNNNNNNNNNNNNNNNNNNNNNNNNNNNNNNNNNNNNNNNNNNNNNNNNNNNNNNNNNNNNNNNNNNNNNNNNNNNNNNNNNNNNNNNNNNNNNNNNNNNNNNNNNNNNNNNNNNNNNNNNNNNNNNNNNNNNNNNNNNNNNNNNNNNNNNNNNNNNNNNNNNNNNNNNNNNNNNNNNNNNNNNNNNNNNNNNNNNNNNNNNNNNNNNNNNNNNNNNNNNNNNNNNNNNNNNNNNNNNNNNNNNNNNNNNNNNNNNNNNNNNNNNNNNNNNNNNNNNNNNNNNNNNNNNNNNNNNNNNNNNNNNNNNNNNNNNNNNNNNNNNNNNNNNNNNNNNNNNNNNNNNNNNNNNNNNNNNNNNNNNNNNNNNNNNNNNNNNNNNNNNNNNNNNNNNNNNNNNNNNNNNNNNNNNNNNNNNNNNNNNNNNNNNNNNNNNNNNNNNNNNNNNNNNNNNNNNNNNNNNNNNNNNNNNNNNNNNNNNNNNNNNNNNNNNNNNNNNNNNNNNNNNNNNNNNNNNNNNNNNNNNNNNNNNNNNNNNNNNNNNNNNNNNNNNNNNNNNNNNNNNNNNNNNNNNNNNNNNNNNNNNNNNNNNNNNNNNNNNNNNNNNNNNNNNNNNNNNNNNNNNNNNNNNNNNNNNNNNNNNNNNNNNNNNNNtgtcataaaaacagagaagtcgaccaatggaatcgtatagaagacccagattttaacccacaaacctatgaacacctgatttttgacaaaggagctaaaagtatacaatgcaagaaagaaagcatcttcaacaaatggtgctgacagaactggatgtcaacctgtagaagattgaaaatagatccatatctatcaccatgcacaaaactcaagtccaaatggattaaagacctcaatattaatctgaatacattgaacttgatagaagagaaagtgggaagtagtctacaacacatgggcacaggagaccacttcctacgtataaccccagcagcacagacaataagggcaacattgaataaataggacctcctaaaaatgagaagcttctgtaaagcaaaggacactgtcattaagacaaaaaggcaacctactgactgggagaagatcttcaccaaccctgcaatggacaaaggtctgatcaccaaaatatataaagaactcaagaaactagaccttaaaatgcttattaacccaattaaaaaatgtggcactgaactcaacagagaattctcaacagaacaagttcaaatggccaaaagacacttaaggtcatgctcaccctccttagcgatcagggaaatgcaaatcaaaacaactttgagatatcatcttacacctctcagaatggctaaaataaaaaacaccaaggatagcctttgctggagaggttgtggagaaaggggtacactcatccattgctggtgggaatgcaaacttgtgcaaacactttggaaatcagtgtagcagtttctcaggaaattcaggatcaacctaccccaggattcagcaataccgctcttgggaatatacccaagagatgccctatcatacaacaaaagcatttgttcaactatgttcatagcagcattatttgtaatagccagaacctggaaacaacctagatgcccctcaatggaagaatggataaagaaaatgtggaatatgtttatacacattagagtactactcagcggtaaaaaaaaaaacaatatcttcaattttgcatgcaaatggatggaaatagcaaacactaccctgagtgtggtaacccagacgcAAAAGATGaatttggtatgtactcactcattaatggattctagccataaataaaggacattgtgcGTAtatttcatgatcctagagaagctaaataagaaggtgaacccaaagaaaaacatatagttatccttcaGGATATTGGAaagagacaagattgccaggcaaaaattgggaacttggggatgggagtggggtaaggggagatagggagagaaaagtgaaaaggggaggatggggaaagcttgagggaatgggaggttTGCGATGGACAAAGGGTGGATAAGGGATCAGGGAAGAatttatcttaattaagggagccattttatggttggcaagagacttgactctagaggtgttcccaggtgtccgtGGAGAGATGTCttcagctagatccttgggcagctgagaagagggcacctgaaatggccctatcctatagccatactgatgaatatcttgcatatcaccatagaaccttcatctggcgatggatgaagcaagagacagagacccacattggaNNNNNNNNNNNNNNNNNNNNNNNNNNNNNNNNNNNNNNNNNNNNNNNNNNNNNNNNNNNNNNNNNNNNNNNNNNNNNNNNNNNNNNNNNNNNNNNNNNNNNNNNNNNNNNNNNNNNNNNNNNNNNNNNNNNNNNNNNNNNNNNNNNNNNNNNNNNNNNNNNNNNNNNNNNNNNNNNNNNNNNNNNNNNNNNNNNNNNNNNNNNNNNNNNNNNNNNNNNNNNNNNNNNNNNNNNNNNNNNNNNNNNNNNNNNNNNNNNNNNNNNNNNNNNNNNNNNNNNNNNNNNNNNNNNNNNNNNNNNNNNNNNNNNNNNNNNNNatgaaggcgaatttaattaatccaggccagtgggtacaagaagacaattttaatataaaagcacactcacacacccggagttcagcgatccaccgtaaaccggaaaacaggaagcgctcccgtctcgcgttccaattcattagtaaaaacattccccccgaggctgtcccgccccaaaaggcggggtctctctacagagggggaggggatgttgggggaggggtgaagggggaggggaaaggaaatgggagaaatgGCGGaggttgaaatttttaataataacaaaaaaatcaataaaaagaattagttaataagaaagcctgagctactatgctaagtaatttataattaatgtagtcttctgtgtatttctttggaactcAATAGCTAagggaccgggcaggacagaaactgctGTCAACAAACCATAAAGCCTTACTTGAAAGACAGTCTATTTTTGAGCAtgatcttttcaaaattaaaactataagGGAAATACATTAATATCAAATGATATAGAACCAGATCTGGGAAAGATCAATGTATTTGAAGCAATTAAAGAAGTCCTTTTGACCCAAATAAAGGAGCCTgtgctgaaataaaaaaaaaatagtggggGTGTTGTGTGGGTAAGCCTACATGGGTCCGTACCAGGTTCACAGCATTTATATTACGGATattaacttattatttttataggatTCCCGACTGTGAGAACAAGTAGGTCATTGAATCTTGTACCTGCTCATAGGACTCATTTCCTCCTGTTAGGTTGCCATGTCTAACGttgatatgatagtttttgcttcattttattatattttgatatgtttgattgttatctcttagaggcctgttcttttctaatggaTGGGAGAAGGAGTAACTGGGAGAAGTAGAGGCGGGGAACTATAAACAGGATAAAGTGTAAGAGAAAAGAAtacttttaataaaaggaaaaatgggagaaatagaaaagtattTGGAGCCAGTTTTCTTAGTTCCCAGTAAAAGGTGTTTAAGGAGTTTTAAAACAGCCCTCTGGATCTAAAACCTAGTGCAAACCATGGCTTTCTCTTCGAGGACTCCTCAATGTATTTTCTCTCGAAGTTACAAAGACAGTTCTGACAAGAAATTATTCCTATGCCTTATGAAAGAGAATGAACTGAAATGAcccagtgtacaagaacattttttctttgtgtttcagaTGTTTACTCTCCCTAGAAACCTAATTAAATAGTCTTCTTTGAGAAACCacattgaagacctgagtttcTACAACACATCCAAAATTTCTGATGGGCATTCCCTTTTATGGTGCCAATTAACTGAGCGCTTGTCCAGAAGACCTGAGGATTCTCCTCTTCACAGACTTCACCCAGTGTCAACTCACCCCAGTACACATGGTTCTCACTGCAATAGGGAACTTCTTCAGTTATGCCTGTCAAAAGTCTTTAGAGTCTGTTTCTGATATCTTTTTTCTGTGGTATAAGACCTTGCCACACTATAGCTCTCTCAAAGAACTGTTGTATAGCTTTGTTGCTCCAATGCTTTATGGCCCAAGGTCAAGGGTCAAACCAACAGACAGAGGATTCCATGGCAGTTTGTTGCTCTGACAACAGTCTGCCCTTTATGTATGAATGGTAAAAACaggaagttatttttttctcctctccaggTTACTTCAACTTCTGCCTCTACCGATATCTCTGGCAACACCTCTGCAATCAGTGAACATTCAGACTCCATCCTTCATCTTCTAACTCATCAAAGAAAAGACATGTGAAACATTGGTGGTAGTCTCGGATAGAAATTTTTATCCACAATGATCCATCTCCCAGACAAAAGTATCCAGAATGCCAACATGGTCTTCTCCTGTGGGGCCATACTCATGTTGGTAACGGGCATCGTCATGGAAAACTGGGTGGAATTAATTCCCaaactgagaaaggaaaagactaCCCACAGTCCATGGCTGGGTTGCTGCCCTGCTTATTGGCCTGAAGGTCAGAACTGTACTATGAAAAGTGGTGGGTGGAGAGGAAATTCCCATGGTTCCTTGACTTTTATTATCTACTCAACTTACTCATTATTCCTGGAAGCAACTTTCTCAGGCAACAATAAGCCCTTCACATATACAACATAATGAAAGAAAACTCTAAAATTTCACCATTTAGATTTTGAGAGAAAATTTTAGGATCTCACTGTCTTTTGATAAGCCTGGACTTTTGATAAGCCTGGGAAGTAGCAGGAAGGTAATCAGCACAACTAGACATGAGGGGTATGACAAAAATGGCTGACTAAAAGGCAAATGGATTTCAGCATCCCTAGGAGAGGATGCATGGAGTAAGGTACTTAAAAACCTatgagttataaaaaaaaatctttaaaagacacTAAGTTTCTGATAGATCTCTCAGTTGTCTCAAGTACActgcctctttatttttttcttccttttgcaatCTGAGTTTTTTGGATCCTCATGAAAGATTGACCTAGACCATTGTGGAAGCAAGTCGGGAAGAAATACATTCCTCTTAgtacagcctctgcttcccaacagGTAGCCTGGGGATAATCAAAAGCATGATGATGATGAGTCTCAACATAGCCATGTATCTTAACTTGGCCTTAGGTCTTCAGTACACCTCTATGATCTCTCAAAATAAGTGTGTGCACCTCATTATTGGCTTCATGAATTTCTTCACAGGTAATTTCCTAGCTTCACTGGTTTGAATGGAAATTGCAATGGGCTTGGGGGTTCCCACCTGTAATCTTTAAATAGGTAGCCTTTCCAACTATTTGATTTCTGAATTGTATCTATCACTAACTATGATCACTCTAAGGAAAAGCTGTGCTGGAAGGGATAGTTTGGGAAGTAAggtgaatgggggagggggtgaagacATGACTAATAAGTTTAAAGAAACTTCTTGAGAAAAAATTCTTTCATTTGAACACTAGGTTGCCTTTTGTTCTATGCAGTCTCTATGTATTATCACAAGCTAAATAAAGGTCAAGATGTATACTTCGTTAGTTACAAGGTCAAACGGATCACTTTCACTGTCTACTTAGCCATCGCACTATTTCTTACCTGTGGTGAGTATCCTCAGGGGCCTAGAAGAGAGATGGGAATCAGTCGATCCACACAGAGAGAAGTATgaagtaatgaaaataaaagatcaaGGAGAAGATGACAAACCCCATGCTTTAAAAGGTGAAAAAATCACCTGGACTAACCAAACAGTTCTTAGAAGCAGAAAGCTGAAATTGGACAGGGTAAGCCatctctgtctccaaaagcaCCTCTCATCATCTCCTTTTTAGTGTTTTTAGTACCTTCACAACTTTAAGGCAGAGACAAACCATGAAAGTCACCACCAAAAGCAGTGGCTGAGGACAAGGTTATTGTCTTAGAGAGGACCAGGGAGCCAAGAAAAACAGTGTGGTGCCAAAGCAATTACAAGAGAGCCAGCATCAAAACTGACCCAAGAGGGACCCACAAGATCCAAGaggtcctcttctccttctcctgggaagtctttaaaatttcataaaaattgcATCTCCCCAAAGAACCAATGTATAAGCATCTCTTCATTGAGAATGAACCCTTCTCAGGGAACTGAGACTCTCTGAAGATACTGTGGAATATTCCACTTCCTCTGACTTATGCATTCTTCCAGGATGACTCCAAAGAGTAGCTGGAAAGTATTCCCTAGGCCCAATGGTCAGAGTCTTCTCAGGATTTGGAACAAAGTGGTCCCACACCTCTGTACAGTACACTAATCCtgcttccttatttctctgtctccAGGTATCTTCTGTTTCATACAATCCTCAAATAGATGTGCCTGCTTACTGAACAGAGAAGGCAGTGGCAAAAAGCTGAATGGAAATTCAATCCAAGTTATTTCCCTTCCAGAGCGCACTATAATGCCTCGGAGCATTGTCCATGTGCACTCCACCATCTCAAAGGATGGCAGCTTGAACAAGCCACATGTCCAAACGCGTCGTGTAACCTGGGCTCTATGACTTAACAATATCGACCTTTTGCCCATTGCTATGGAAgtggctgtatgtatgtgtgtgcacgtgtgtgtgtgtgtgtgtatacatgtgtacccAATCATTGCATCTGTGTATGACATtctgaatatgtatatatgaatacattGAGGTCAATGGAAAGATTTAGAAAATGTCACTTTTTTAATCTTGACCTGATAACCAATTCCCTCTATATTTGTTATTAATACACTTTAAATAAACAATATTGGATGCACTGTTAACTCTATAACAGTATAGAATACTTCTTGTTTCACttgtaatattttaaacatattgatGGAAAGACAAAGCAATATTATAAAcactttataaaatttaaacattccattctttcttatttcttccactACTGGAAGATTTTTTAATTCAAACTGATATTCGTCTAGACAATTTTGTAATCTCATTTTTGTTTACCGTAAGAAAACACTTTTTGGGATAGCTTGCTAGTGATTTTACgtcatgttttcatttctacttcaatGCCTCCGGATAAATGATGTCTATCTAGCCTTCCAAGTGTTTAGAGAAATTGTAAAGGTGTAGGACACAGTGCCAAACGTAAGCTAGGACAGGACCAGGAGAAAAAACAAGAAGTTTGTCACCTCTGGGAAACAGGATCTAGTTTTCCTATAGCAGTGCGGCAACATCACGTATTAGGTCAATGATGGCAGTGTTGCCTGTTAAAGTGAGCAGGTAAACACAAAGTGAACTTCCCTAAAGATGCTTCATCTGTATTAAAGGAAAGCTTTATCCGGGTAACAATAGGTTCACGTTATGCTTATGAAGATACAGAATGTTCTAAGATTTGGGGCTGT
It encodes the following:
- the Tmem225 gene encoding transmembrane protein 225 isoform X2, translated to MIHLPDKSIQNANMVFSCGAILMLVTGIVMENWVELIPKLRKEKTTHSPWLGCCPAYWPEGSLGIIKSMMMMSLNIAMYLNLALGLQYTSMISQNKCVHLIIGFMNFFTVSMYYHKLNKGQDVYFVSYKVKRITFTVYLAIALFLTCGIFCFIQSSNRCACLLNREGSGKKLNGNSIQVISLPERTIMPRSIVHVHSTISKDGSLNKPHVQTRRVTWAL
- the Tmem225 gene encoding transmembrane protein 225 isoform X1, which produces MIHLPDKSIQNANMVFSCGAILMLVTGIVMENWVELIPKLRKEKTTHSPWLGCCPAYWPEGSLGIIKSMMMMSLNIAMYLNLALGLQYTSMISQNKCVHLIIGFMNFFTGCLLFYAVSMYYHKLNKGQDVYFVSYKVKRITFTVYLAIALFLTCGIFCFIQSSNRCACLLNREGSGKKLNGNSIQVISLPERTIMPRSIVHVHSTISKDGSLNKPHVQTRRVTWAL